A window from uncultured Desulfobacter sp. encodes these proteins:
- a CDS encoding ATP-binding cassette domain-containing protein — MNHLVVDNLVSRFVTVDRLEIKKGELMVLIGPSGAGKSSLLNVLAGFIPHTGQIHLGGRAVHALPAHRRKIGYLFQDLYLFPHMTVFQNLKIAMQARRLKKKQLLAEIDTLLELFRITDLAQSYPGQISGGEKQRVAMARAMAGKPELLLLDEPLSHLDYRTARYLREQFKRVQQQFGLTTLFVTHDLHEARELGDRILVMEKGHLRFLDHDSPPVKGALLQMPRDFSTNFFQEPFAV, encoded by the coding sequence ATGAACCATCTGGTCGTCGATAATCTTGTCTCCCGGTTTGTAACTGTTGATCGTCTTGAAATTAAGAAGGGTGAATTGATGGTGCTGATCGGACCGTCGGGTGCCGGGAAGTCCTCTTTGCTGAATGTTCTGGCAGGCTTTATACCCCATACCGGCCAGATTCATCTGGGGGGGCGGGCCGTTCACGCCCTGCCGGCTCACCGCCGTAAAATCGGCTATCTGTTCCAGGACCTCTATCTGTTTCCCCACATGACCGTTTTTCAGAATCTGAAAATTGCCATGCAGGCCCGGCGGCTTAAAAAAAAGCAGCTTCTGGCAGAGATCGACACCCTGCTTGAACTTTTTCGAATAACCGATCTGGCCCAAAGCTACCCGGGTCAGATCAGCGGCGGAGAAAAACAGCGGGTTGCCATGGCCCGGGCCATGGCGGGCAAGCCGGAGCTTCTGCTGCTGGACGAGCCCTTGTCACACCTGGATTACCGGACCGCCCGGTATCTGCGGGAACAATTCAAACGGGTTCAGCAGCAGTTCGGCCTGACCACCTTATTTGTGACCCACGACCTGCATGAAGCCCGGGAACTTGGGGACCGTATACTTGTTATGGAAAAAGGGCATCTGCGATTTTTGGACCACGACAGCCCCCCGGTAAAAGGGGCTCTGCTTCAGATGCCCCGGGATTTTTCCACTAATTTTTTCCAGGAACCGTTTGCGGTTTAG
- a CDS encoding ABC transporter permease, which yields MIRLFYGVLAVCCLGVLGVLFALAAQVGFFDIFEILLTPEARFALNLSLTTSVSSVGIAMALGLPVAYLMARRSFPGKFFVDSLLDIPMVMTPLVTGMGLLFLLGPNIAGTWLQKMGIDFLFTPAGAILAQTFIATPLIIRSVRATFEGIDEKYEQAGAMLGLSDVRVFCSIVLPMARNGILAGAVLAWARTLGEFGATLMVAGASRMRTETLPIAVYLNLTSGEIELAVTCAWLLICLGVVLLMALKWLGVRQKAMNY from the coding sequence ATGATCCGGTTGTTTTACGGCGTTCTTGCCGTATGCTGCCTCGGCGTCCTTGGCGTTTTGTTCGCTCTGGCAGCCCAGGTTGGGTTTTTCGATATTTTTGAAATCCTTTTGACCCCGGAGGCCCGGTTTGCACTGAATTTAAGTCTGACAACCTCGGTATCGTCGGTGGGCATTGCCATGGCTCTTGGCCTTCCTGTGGCTTATCTCATGGCCAGACGATCGTTTCCCGGCAAATTTTTCGTGGATTCTTTGCTGGATATCCCCATGGTCATGACCCCGCTGGTCACGGGTATGGGCCTGCTTTTTTTGCTGGGGCCCAATATTGCCGGGACGTGGCTGCAAAAGATGGGCATTGATTTTCTGTTTACCCCGGCAGGCGCCATCCTGGCCCAGACTTTCATTGCTACGCCGCTTATTATCAGAAGTGTGCGCGCCACCTTTGAAGGCATTGACGAAAAATATGAGCAGGCCGGCGCCATGCTGGGCTTGTCCGATGTCCGGGTGTTTTGTTCCATTGTTCTGCCCATGGCCCGCAACGGCATCCTTGCCGGGGCCGTGCTGGCCTGGGCCAGGACCCTGGGGGAATTTGGCGCCACCCTGATGGTGGCAGGCGCCTCCCGGATGAGAACCGAGACCCTGCCTATAGCGGTTTACCTGAATTTGACCAGCGGAGAGATTGAACTGGCCGTCACCTGTGCCTGGCTGTTGATCTGTCTTGGGGTTGTGCTGCTCATGGCGCTTAAATGGCTGGGTGTGCGCCAGAAAGCCATGAATTATTGA
- a CDS encoding efflux RND transporter permease subunit — translation MKHFNLTQWSLNHRQLIWFCIVLTALAGTYAYQGMGRMEDPNFTIRRMVIGVGWPGASATEVEQQVTDKIEKELQDIPGLDYLKSSSRPQQAVIYVNIKDTVDAGNIRSTWYEVRNMVNNMKDDLPKGILGPYYNDRFDDVYGNIYALTADGFSYEQMREKAEDIRQELLGIKSVKKVTLEGVQPEKIYIEMDSKKLARMGIDPLLVAAVIKKQNTVTPSGMLETSTDNVYIRVTGLFDDVAALRELPIRVLDRTFRLGDIATIRRAYAEPGDPKMYYNGKPAIGIAVSMENGDNILNLGEELESTFTRIKQNMPLGFDIHQVANQPMVVKDAIDEFVKTLAEAIAIILAVSFLSLGLRSGMVVALCIPLVVAATFLAMKMAGIDLHRVSLGALIISLGLLVDDAMISVEMMAVKLEQGWDKVKSACFAYTATAFPMLTGTLITCAGFIPIGFADGISSEFCRTIFPVIGLSLIISWVVSVMVTPLFGTYLIKADPTSDHEKERDIYDKTFYRVFRRILVWCLRFKYVVLIVTAAAFVFSLYSFKFLRQEFFPGSVRPELVVDLTLPEGASMKATDKQAKRFFNAISDNPNIDHFAAYVGSGGPRFVLTFEPVMPQSNFVQFIIVAKGLEQRKQLENQIQDLLDNDFPNVRGHLQTLQMGPPEPYPVMLRVSGRDYEKVRQIAGRVKDVMAANPDLQRINFNWYEKTKKLQLNIDQDKARALGVTSTDLALAIQSQLSGIPVSEFRQKDKTVDIELRLSARDRQNLADIRTLPIHVAQGRTIPLEQIADIRFGMEEGQIWRRNLLPTITVQADTVAGVTGNDATQNVYNALKSVRKALPDGYTVDIGGLSEQSKKSTDYIMQMVPAMFMIIVILLMIQLQNIPNMILTLLTAPLGLMGVIASLLMFNMPMGFLSQLGILALSGIIIRNSVILMDQIDRQVAEGEDRYHAIIRATVFRFRPIMLTAAAAILGMVPLAVDKFWGPMAISIGGGLLGATILTLFVLPCMAAAWYRVKAA, via the coding sequence ATGAAACACTTCAATCTCACCCAATGGTCCTTGAACCACCGGCAGCTCATCTGGTTCTGTATTGTTTTAACGGCCTTGGCCGGTACCTATGCCTACCAGGGCATGGGGCGCATGGAAGACCCCAATTTCACCATACGCCGGATGGTCATCGGCGTGGGTTGGCCCGGGGCCTCGGCCACCGAGGTGGAACAGCAGGTCACCGATAAAATTGAAAAGGAACTGCAGGATATCCCGGGGCTGGATTATCTGAAAAGTTCTTCCAGACCTCAACAAGCTGTTATCTATGTCAACATCAAAGACACCGTTGATGCCGGCAACATTCGATCCACCTGGTATGAAGTGCGCAATATGGTCAACAACATGAAAGACGACCTGCCCAAGGGCATTTTAGGCCCCTACTACAATGACCGCTTTGATGATGTTTACGGCAATATTTACGCGTTGACGGCGGACGGATTTTCCTATGAACAGATGCGGGAAAAAGCCGAAGACATTCGCCAGGAGCTTCTGGGGATCAAAAGCGTTAAAAAGGTGACGCTGGAAGGGGTTCAACCGGAAAAAATATACATTGAAATGGACAGCAAAAAGCTGGCCCGCATGGGTATTGATCCCCTGCTTGTAGCCGCTGTCATTAAAAAACAGAATACCGTAACCCCGTCGGGTATGCTGGAAACGTCCACAGACAATGTATATATCCGGGTTACGGGCCTTTTTGACGATGTTGCTGCGCTAAGGGAGCTTCCCATCCGGGTGCTGGACCGCACCTTCCGGCTGGGGGACATCGCAACGATCCGGCGGGCCTATGCCGAGCCTGGGGACCCCAAAATGTATTATAACGGGAAACCTGCCATCGGCATTGCCGTGTCCATGGAAAACGGAGACAATATTCTCAATCTGGGAGAGGAGCTTGAATCTACCTTTACCCGAATCAAGCAGAACATGCCTTTGGGGTTTGACATCCACCAGGTGGCCAACCAGCCCATGGTGGTCAAGGACGCCATCGACGAATTCGTCAAAACCCTGGCCGAAGCCATTGCCATTATCCTTGCGGTAAGCTTTTTAAGCCTTGGCCTTCGGTCCGGCATGGTGGTGGCCCTTTGCATCCCCCTGGTGGTTGCCGCCACTTTTCTGGCCATGAAAATGGCAGGCATTGACCTGCACCGGGTCTCTTTGGGGGCATTGATCATCTCATTGGGTCTGCTGGTGGATGATGCCATGATCTCCGTGGAAATGATGGCCGTAAAACTGGAACAGGGCTGGGACAAGGTTAAATCGGCATGCTTTGCCTACACCGCCACCGCCTTTCCCATGCTCACCGGGACCCTGATCACCTGTGCCGGATTCATCCCCATCGGGTTTGCAGACGGCATCTCCTCGGAATTTTGCCGGACCATCTTTCCGGTCATCGGCCTGTCCCTGATCATTTCCTGGGTGGTGTCGGTGATGGTGACCCCGCTGTTCGGCACCTATCTGATCAAGGCCGACCCCACCTCTGACCATGAAAAAGAAAGAGATATTTATGATAAAACCTTTTACCGGGTGTTCAGGCGAATTCTGGTCTGGTGCCTGCGATTCAAGTATGTGGTACTGATCGTCACCGCCGCAGCGTTTGTGTTTTCCCTGTACAGTTTTAAATTCCTCAGACAGGAATTCTTCCCGGGTTCTGTGCGCCCTGAACTGGTGGTGGACCTGACCTTGCCCGAAGGGGCCTCAATGAAGGCCACGGACAAACAGGCCAAGCGGTTTTTCAATGCCATCTCCGACAACCCGAACATCGACCATTTTGCCGCTTATGTGGGGTCCGGCGGACCGCGGTTCGTCCTCACCTTTGAACCGGTGATGCCCCAGTCCAATTTTGTCCAGTTTATCATCGTGGCCAAGGGGCTTGAACAACGAAAACAGCTTGAAAATCAGATCCAGGATCTTCTGGACAACGACTTTCCCAATGTGCGGGGACATCTGCAGACGCTGCAGATGGGACCGCCGGAGCCCTACCCTGTAATGCTGCGGGTATCCGGCCGTGACTATGAAAAGGTGCGTCAGATTGCAGGCCGGGTCAAAGATGTGATGGCTGCAAACCCGGATTTACAAAGAATCAATTTCAACTGGTACGAAAAGACCAAAAAACTTCAATTAAACATAGACCAGGACAAGGCCAGGGCGCTTGGGGTAACAAGCACTGACCTGGCCCTGGCCATCCAGTCTCAGCTTTCGGGCATCCCGGTCAGTGAGTTCAGACAAAAGGATAAAACCGTGGATATCGAATTGCGCCTGTCTGCACGGGACCGGCAGAATCTGGCGGATATCCGGACGCTACCCATCCATGTGGCCCAAGGCAGAACCATTCCTTTAGAACAGATTGCCGATATCCGTTTCGGCATGGAAGAGGGTCAAATCTGGCGCCGGAACCTTCTACCCACCATTACGGTGCAGGCAGACACGGTGGCCGGCGTCACCGGCAACGATGCCACCCAGAATGTGTATAATGCCTTAAAATCGGTCAGAAAAGCCCTGCCGGACGGCTATACCGTTGATATCGGAGGGCTTTCTGAGCAAAGCAAAAAATCAACGGACTATATCATGCAGATGGTGCCGGCCATGTTCATGATTATCGTCATTTTGCTGATGATCCAGCTGCAGAATATCCCCAACATGATCCTGACCCTTCTAACGGCACCATTGGGATTGATGGGGGTCATTGCCTCTCTGCTGATGTTTAACATGCCCATGGGCTTTTTGTCCCAGCTGGGCATTCTGGCCCTCTCCGGCATCATCATCCGCAACTCGGTGATCCTCATGGATCAGATCGACCGCCAGGTGGCGGAGGGAGAGGACCGGTACCACGCCATTATCAGGGCCACGGTGTTCCGGTTCAGGCCCATAATGCTCACGGCCGCCGCCGCCATCCTGGGTATGGTGCCCCTGGCCGTGGACAAGTTCTGGGGTCCCATGGCCATCAGCATCGGCGGCGGACTTTTGGGGGCCACCATCCTGACCCTGTTTGTGCTGCCCTGCATGGCGGCGGCCTGGTATCGGGTAAAAGCGGCGTAG
- the modA gene encoding molybdate ABC transporter substrate-binding protein has product MKNGLKKLLVGLVLVGIFLLFILEAGAEELFLYAGAGLRKPTDKIISQFEHETGHKVIVDYGGSGKQMVKYQTVRRGDLFMPGSYFYIDKLKEKGLVVSDSRVVLHTPVIAVNKQGKHSVRTLNDMTAPGIKLAMGDPKAMALGRTSMEIIKNAGLEKQFLDNVVVYGATVNQLSLYVVQGVVDAAIVARANAFMHQDTLDMFDIPANYYTPDIIGIAVLKTAKDTALAEQFKDFVSGPEGTAYFTGCGFVALSR; this is encoded by the coding sequence ATGAAAAATGGGCTGAAAAAGTTGTTGGTGGGGCTGGTGTTGGTTGGTATCTTTTTGTTGTTTATTCTTGAAGCCGGGGCCGAAGAACTGTTCCTCTATGCCGGTGCCGGGCTGAGAAAGCCCACAGATAAAATCATTTCACAATTTGAACACGAGACCGGCCACAAGGTAATCGTGGATTATGGCGGATCAGGCAAGCAGATGGTCAAATACCAGACTGTCCGGCGCGGAGATCTGTTCATGCCCGGTTCCTATTTTTATATCGATAAACTCAAGGAAAAGGGTCTGGTTGTTTCGGACAGCCGGGTGGTCCTGCACACCCCGGTGATTGCCGTGAATAAGCAAGGAAAGCATTCTGTTAGGACTTTGAATGATATGACCGCACCGGGCATTAAACTGGCCATGGGTGACCCCAAAGCCATGGCCCTGGGCCGGACCAGCATGGAGATTATCAAAAATGCGGGTCTTGAAAAACAGTTTCTGGATAATGTGGTCGTCTATGGCGCCACGGTGAATCAGCTCTCCCTTTATGTGGTGCAGGGTGTCGTGGATGCCGCCATTGTGGCCAGGGCCAATGCGTTTATGCACCAGGATACCCTGGATATGTTTGACATCCCCGCAAACTATTACACCCCGGATATCATCGGCATCGCTGTACTTAAAACTGCGAAAGATACCGCCCTTGCCGAACAATTTAAAGACTTTGTTTCAGGCCCTGAAGGAACCGCTTATTTCACCGGGTGCGGTTTTGTGGCCCTGTCCCGATGA